A single Aspergillus chevalieri M1 DNA, chromosome 3, nearly complete sequence DNA region contains:
- a CDS encoding uncharacterized protein (COG:S;~EggNog:ENOG410Q1B4), producing MLETSSGESVGIHRIAEPSTSTVLNEDVSTSILVKLDNFNDDQYIVKVHDTDDCTENIVGTITGLNGYLNISQNATGKAVQVIPVSSDGTTRGFVTDYQYNLAGKNEK from the exons ATGCTAGAGACAAGTTCCGGCGAATCC GTTGGGATTCACCGAATTGCTGAACCAAGTACCAGTACTGTGTTGAATGAGGATGTTTCCACCTCCATTCTGGTCAAACTGGATAACTTCAACGACGACCAGTACATTGTTAAAGTCCATGACACGGACGACTGCACCGAAAATATCGTTGGGACTATCACCGGCCTTAATGGTTATTTGAACATCTCCCAGAATGCTACTGGGAAAGCAGTCCAGGTCATTCCTGTTTCCAGCGATGGCACCACCAGAGGCTTCGTCACTGATTATCAATACAATCTCGCCGGTAAAAATGAGAAGTGA
- a CDS encoding putative 26S proteasome-associated ubiquitin C-terminal hydrolase (COG:O;~EggNog:ENOG410PIV9;~InterPro:IPR038765,IPR036959,IPR041507,IPR001578, IPR017390;~MEROPS:MER0013494;~PFAM:PF01088,PF18031;~go_function: GO:0004843 - thiol-dependent ubiquitin-specific protease activity [Evidence IEA];~go_process: GO:0006511 - ubiquitin-dependent protein catabolic process [Evidence IEA];~go_process: GO:0016579 - protein deubiquitination [Evidence IEA]), with protein sequence MADGGGWSTIESDEGVFTSLIENLGVKGAQFEELISLDADTIRSLSPVYGVIFLFKWLRETTTPATPTAPQDGTYTTTPPENLFFAAQTIQNACGTQAILSIILNQDTPAPHNNQLPINIGPELQSFKDFTTGFPADLRGEALSNSEAIRTAHNAFAKASPFVDETARPQDEEEGGDVYHFIAYTPVDGVLYELDGLQPYPISHGECGGDTFPEKVIEVLQRRIARYPEGETRFNLMAVTRDLRMQAQETGDAELMEREERKRRGWAWENTLRRSNFVGFIGEVLKGVVGTKEAQGPEAYNEWVEKAKLDTQRKLARR encoded by the exons ATGGCTGACGGTGGTGGATGGAGCACGATTGAGTCCGATGAG GGCGTCTTCACATCCCTCATCGAGAACCTAGGCGTCAAAGGCGCTCAATTCGAAGAACTCATCTCCCTAGATGCGGATACCATTCGTTCATTGAG CCCCGTCTACGGCGTaatcttcctcttcaaatGGCTCCGTGAAACCACCACCCCCGCAACCCCCACAGCCCCCCAAGACGGCACCTACACAACAACCCCACCCGAAAACCTCTTCTTTGCCGCCCAAACCATCCAAAACGCCTGCGGCACCCAagccatcctctccatcatcCTTAACCAAGACACCCCCGCCCCGCACAACAACCAACTTCCGATAAACATCGGCCCGGAGCTACAATCCTTCAAGGACTTCACGACCGGCTTCCCGGCCGACCTCCGCGGCGAAGCACTCTCGAACTCCGAGGCCATTCGCACCGCGCACAACGCGTTCGCAAAGGCATCGCCGTTCGTCGACGAGACGGCCAGACCgcaggacgaggaggaaggcGGGGATGTGTATCATTTCATTGCGTACACGCCTGTAGACGGGGTGTTGTATGAGCTTGACGGGTTGCAGCCGTATCCGATCAGCCACGGCGAGTGCGGTGGTGATACATTCCCCGAGAAGGTGATCGAGGTGTTGCAGAGGCGGATTGCGAGGTATCCCGAGGGGGAGACGaggttcaatcttatggctGTTACGCGGGATTTGCGGATGCAGGCGCAGGAGACGGGGGATGCGGAGTTGATGGAGcgagaggagaggaagaggcggGGATGGGCTTGGGAGAATACATTGAGAAGGTCGAATTTTGTGGGGTTCATTGGGGAGGTGCTTAAGGGGGTTGTTGGGACGAAGGAGGCGCAGGGGCCGGAGGCGTACAATGAGTGGGTTGAGAAGGCGAAGCTGGATACGCAGAGGAAGTTGGCGAGGCGGTAG
- a CDS encoding putative importin beta-2 subunit (COG:U,Y;~EggNog:ENOG410PJ5B;~InterPro:IPR016024,IPR011989,IPR040122;~PFAM:PF02985,PF13513;~go_process: GO:0006606 - protein import into nucleus [Evidence IEA]), with the protein MEWQPQPEPLRQLACCLRDSLNPYNKTAQKQAEQMLVQATSSPDYVNYLTFLFCTPQDPSSLGMDEKTCNTVRVAAAMNVKTKIRMAYHTISQQSMSYIRSATLIGLRDNNQQVRASAGSIITELLQQAGLLAWPEVLQELLALMDNSSRDVPLVTQEAAMSALAKVCEDNHKILDRDYAGQRPLDVILPKLMEFTSNESPKVRAMALGTIHIFLPHRPQALVSSMDLFLSQLFQLANDASTDVRRTVCQTFAQLVDFAPEKLIPHMEGLVSYIILQQRNQEDPELALDAAEFWLVAGEQARLQQPLAPHMPRIVPVLLESMVYDEDEVIRLMGEADDADVEDREEEIRPQFAKSKASRLDPSKQPDGQENGNAPEDDDDDDLSDGEIEESEFGDDPEDEWTLRKCSAAALDVFSNVYHEPIFEVILPYLKETLRHEQWPHREAAVLTLGAVADGCSDAVTPHLPELVPYLISLLEDAQPVVRQITCWCLGRYSEWASHLEDPSQRVQFFEPMMEGILRRMLDNNKKVQEAAASAFASLEEKSDANLIPYCEPILRQFVQCFGKYKYRNMYILYDCVQTLAECVMGELAKPNLVDILMPALIDRYNKVSDLSRELFPLLECLGYIAGAYGDAFAPFAPPLFQRCIKIIYENLQEYVASVNNQAIDEPDKDFLVTSLDLLSAIIQAIDPQKSSELVANSQPRFFDLLCFCLEDPNYEVRQSSYALLGDCAINIFPQLEQFIPSVMPILIKQLDLDLIKDDDRHTGFSVLNNACWSCGEIAVNEKAPLSPYADKLYQGLLVIISNEEIIDSVNENAAMALGRLGICCSDQLAPRLGEYAGPYLKSMAKIDFTREKASAFLGFNQAVMKNPQAMESCLGDYFQAIASFPTKTLNQEDYRDILTSFQQVLQGYKNMIPNFDSFLAQLSPPAVQKLRTVYQI; encoded by the exons ATGGAGTGGCAACCACAACCAGAGCCATTGAGACAGCTTGCCTGCTGCCTGAGGGATTCCTTGAACCCTTATAACAAGACAGCTCAGAAGCAGGCTGAACAG ATGCTAGTGCAAGCGACTTCCTCGCCCGACTATGTCAACTACCTCACATTCCTGTTCTGCACCCCGCAAGACCCTTCGTCGCTCGGCATGGATGAAAAGACATGCAACACGGTACGGGTTGCCGCCGCAATGAACGTCAAAACGAAAATCCGAATGGCATACCACACAATTTCTCAACAAAGCATGTCATATATCCGTTCCGCCACTCTTATCGGGCTCCGCGACAACAACCAGCAAGTGCGCGCTTCGGCGGGCAGCATCATCACGGAGCTGCTCCAGCAAGCGGGCCTGCTCGCATGGCCGGAAGTACTGCAAGAACTATTGGCACTCATGGACAATAGTTCGAGAGACGTTCCGCTTGTGACCCAGGAGGCCGCCATGTCAGCTCTCGCCAAGGTCTGTGAGGACAACCACAAGATCCTCGACAGGGACTATGCTGGACAGCGTCCGCTGGATGTGATCCTTCCTAAACTTATGGAGTTTACGTCTAATGAAAGCCCTAAGGTCCGAGCCATGGCGCTGGGTACCATCCACATTTTCCTTCCTCACCGACCTCAAGCTTTGGTCTCTTCGAtggacctcttcctctcgcAGCTGTTCCAGTTAGCCAACGACGCCAGCACAGACGTGCGGCGCACTGTGTGCCAGACCTTTGCGCAGCTCGTGGACTTCGCTCCGGAGAAATTGATTCCCCACATGGAAGGCTTGGTCAGCTACATCATCTTGCAGCAGCGCAACCAGGAGGATCCGGAACTTGCTCTTGATGCAGCCGAATTCTGGCTGGTCGCTGGTGAGCAGGCGAGACTGCAACAACCCTTGGCACCGCATATGCCTCGAATTGTCCCCGTTCTTCTGGAGAGCATGGTGtacgacgaggatgaggtgATTCGCTTGATGGGTGAAGCAGACGACGCCGATGTTGAAGACCGCGAGGAGGAAATCAGACCCCAGTTTGCCAAATCGAAAGCCTCCAGGTTGGACCCTTCGAAACAACCGGATGGGCAGGAAAATGGCAATGCCCCcgaggacgacgacgatgacgacctGAGCGATGGAGAGATTGAGGAGTCAGAATTTGGTGATGACCCAGAAGATGAGTGGACGTTGAGAAAGTGCTCTGCTGCAGCGCTGGACGTCTTCTCGAACGTCTACCACGAGCCCATCTTCGAGGTTATCCTGCCTTACCTGAAAGAGACCCTCCGTCATGAACAATGGCCCCACCGCGAAGCTGCTGTGTTGACTCTCGGTGCCGTTGCGGATGGATGCAGTGATGCAGTCACGCCACACCTCCCGGAACTCGTTCCCTACCTCATTTCGTTGCTGGAAGACGCACAGCCTGTGGTGCGACAGATCACTTGCTGGTGTCTTGGCCGGTACTCTGAGTGGGCATCGCACCTGGAAGACCCTTCGCAAAGAGTCCAATTCTTTGAGCCCATGATGGAAGGAATCCTGCGCAGGATGCTTGACAACAACAAGAAGGTGCAGGAGGCAGCTGCCTCTGCATTTGCCAGTCTCGAAGAGAAGTCGGATGCCAACCTGATTCCCTACTGTGAACCTATCCTCCGACAATTTGTGCAGTGCTTCGGGAAGTACAAATACCGCAACATGTATATTCTCTACGACTGTGTCCAGACATTGGCGGAGTGTGTTATGGGAGAGTTGGCTAAGCCCAACCTGGTGGACATCCTCATGCCTGCTCTTATAGATCGCTACAACAAGGTTTCAGATCTGTCCCGGGAACTCTTCCCGTTGCTGGAGTGTCTGGGTTACATTGCTGGCGCGTACGGTGATGCTTTTGCGCCGTTTGCGCCCCCGCTTTTCCAGAGGTGCATCAAGATCATTTACGAGAATCTGCAGGAATACGTGGCGTCTGTCAACAACCAAGCCATTGACGAACCAGACAAGGACTTCTTGGTTACCAGCTTGGATCTCCTGAGTGCCATCATCCAAGCTATCGATCCTCAGAAGAGCAGCGAACTGGTTGCCAACTCGCAGCCGCGGTTCTTCGACCTCCTCTGCTTCTGTCTAGAGGATCCCAACTACGAGGTTCGCCAGTCCTCATATGCACTGTTGGGTGACTGTGCGATCAACATTTTCCCACAACTCGAGCAGTTCATTCCGAGCGTCATGCCCATCTTGATCAAGCAGTTGGATCTTGACCTGATCAAGGATGACGACCGCCACACCGGCTTCAGCGTGCTGAACAACGCCTGCTGGTCCTGCGGTGAAATCGCAGTCAACGAAAAGGCACCTTTGTCGCCATACGCTGACAAGCTGTACCAAGGACTGCTCGTGATCATCTCCAACGAAGAGATAATCGACTCTGTTAACGAGAACGCCGCAATGGCTCTTGGACGATTGGGAATCTGCTGCTCAGACCAGCTCGCCCCGCGACTCGGGGAGTACGCGGGTCCGTACTTAAAATCGATGGCCAAGATCGACTTTACGCGCGAAAAGGCATCTGCCTTTTTGGGTTTCAACCAGGCAGTTATGAAGAACCCGCAGGCGATGGAGTCTTGTCTTGGTGATTATTTCCAGGCCATTGCCTCGTTCCCTACCAAGACGCTTAACCAGGAAGACTACCGTGACATTTTGACCTCGTTCCAACAG GTCCTGCAAGGCTACAAAAACATGATACCCAACTTCGACTCGTTCCTCGCGCAACTTTCGCCCCCTGCTGTTCAAAAACTTCGTACTGTATACCAGATTTAG
- a CDS encoding putative C6 transcription factor RosA-like (COG:S;~EggNog:ENOG410PIBV;~InterPro:IPR036864,IPR021858,IPR001138;~PFAM:PF00172;~go_function: GO:0000981 - DNA-binding transcription factor activity, RNA polymerase II-specific [Evidence IEA];~go_function: GO:0008270 - zinc ion binding [Evidence IEA];~go_process: GO:0006355 - regulation of transcription, DNA-templated [Evidence IEA]) has translation MVGPRGGPSRKSHTKSRNGCKTCKRRHIRCDESFPQCRNCTKHNCRCDYMDSSTAKDTASNSRNAPDLLMSPEIESEIESWHVTGVPPFPELLHCPQNGWHGLSRTDLRLIHHITGLSIDLHRRGFSNCTTWARLMPNFLVVALSNDYVMSSILALSAVHLAWITRNKDTKYLAHRHRGTAIKGLHKAIGTFSNDNSEAILAASTLLSWQTTEWQSWASLQKGITSVLSTMHPVWRQKSEIAQFLESQRCLGCTNSPVMSGFQFQEKNLASVDRTITALENAQEQVLHSHQEHYCRIGELLGFLRQFRKNLPKQTPQEAFEYVQPLRQWLFWLPPAMLRGGETDISALAILSQFFATAVTLDAVFPDLGGAYLGPLSMGPIEDIYQIIVARNTTDPFNPELQLALALMDLPQQAVAQYKNRLYLSPRSSIDYTSPPPPSPYAPVQDFQAASSSSPSTSPSFTPYTPPLHSPPEVSVATSPFEFVDYVTAPTQALYPPSPGLLSESCEGVSDFSSAYPDDFLCSGGLSRTNDTPEMVFGYYPPPETNRDLLAPESNWA, from the exons ATGGTCGGTCCCCGTGGTGGCCCGTCTCGCAAGAGCCACACCAAGTCTCGTAACGGCTGTAAAACCTGCAAAAGACGACATATTAGATGCGACGAGAGCTTTCCGCAATG TCGCAACTGTACCAAACATAACTGTCGCTGCGACTACATGGACTCATCCACTGCCAAAGACACCGCCTCCAACTCACGCAACGCCCCTGACCTCCTCATGTCGCCAGAGATCGAGAGCGAAATAGAGAGTTGGCACGTCACTGGTGTGCCTCCCTTCCCGGAACTGCTCCACTGCCCCCAGAATGGATGGCATGGGCTGTCGCGGACGGATTTGCGATTGATTCATCACATTACGGGTCTCTCGATCGATCTTCACCGTCGCGGATTTAGTAACTGCACGACCTGGGCGCGGTTGATGCCCAA CTTCCTTGTAGTTGCGTTGTCGAACGACTACGTGATGAGCTCTATACTAGCCCTATCAGCCGTTCACCTGGCCTGGATTACCCGGAACAAAGACACCAAGTATCTCGCACACCGTCACCGAGGAACAGCAATCAAGGGACTACACAAGGCTATTGGCACATTCTCGAATGACAACAGCGAGGCAATCCTAGCAGCATCGACTTTGCTATCGTGGCAGACAACGGAATGGCAGAGTTGGGCATCTCTGCAGAAGGGAATCACTTCA GTCTTGAGCACGATGCATCCAGTttggaggcagaagtcagAAATAGCCCAGTTCCTTGAGAGCCAGAGGTGTCTAGGATGCACCAACTCCCCGGTCATGTCCGGATTTCAATTCCAGGAGAAGAACCTGGCCAGTGTCGACCGGACTATCACGGCCCTCGAGAATGCACAAGAACAAGTTCTGCACAGCCACCAAGAGCACTACTGTCGAATTGGGGAACTGTTGGGTTTCTTGCGCCAATTCCGTAAGAACCTTCCGAAACAAACTCCTCAGGAAGCTTTCGAATATGTTCAGCCCTTGCGGCAATGGCTGTTCTGGTTGCCTCCTGCCATGCTCCGGGGCGGAGAAACCGATATCAGCGCCCTCGCCAttctttcccaattctttgcTACTGCAGTCACTTTGGATGCGGTCTTCCCTGATTTAGGCGGCGCATACTTGGGGCCTCTCTCAATGGGGCCCATCGAGGATATCTACCAGATCATCGTTGCTCGTAACACGACAGATCCGTTCAACCCGGAACTACAACTAGCTCTCGCCTTAATGGACCTCCCACAGCAAGCAGTTGCTCAATACAAGAACCGCTTGTATTTGTCGCCGCGATCCTCCATCGATTATACCTCTCCACCGCCACCCAGTCCTTATGCTCCGGTTCAAGACTTCCAGGcggcttcttcatcttctccgtcCACCTCACCCTCATTTACACCATACACCCCTCCCCTCCACTCGCCCCCGGAAGTGAGCGTTGCAACCTCTCCATTCGAGTTCGTTGATTACGTGACAGCGCCGACACAGGCGTTATACCCACCGTCACCGGGCTTACTCTCTGAATCATGCGAGGGTGTGTCTGATTTTTCATCAGCCTATCCTGATGACTTCCTCTGCAGCGGTGGTCTCTCTCGAACAAACGACACTCCGGAAATGGTTTTTGGGTATTACCCTCCACCAGAGACCAATCGGGATCTGCTTGCGCCCGAGTCTAATTGGGCATGA
- a CDS encoding SacI domain protein (COG:I;~EggNog:ENOG410PGTK;~InterPro:IPR034753,IPR022158,IPR002013;~PFAM:PF02383,PF12456;~SECRETED:SignalP(1-25);~go_function: GO:0042578 - phosphoric ester hydrolase activity [Evidence IEA]): protein MPGLIRKLLIFAAVDGLILQPYGNGSRHNGGNNDSSSIRIEYKTSKISSFPASALSDEIEEKQQDAGLEAYGLVGLLSVPPYSFLIPITQRQQVAQIQGNPIYAVTNIALIPTSSRADAIRAIAQAKEHLLKDGASDLETDDDDDGSSIADTDTDAGEMDISSTVPDLDSHHIAGSSSHARGRSITSIAEDVLGKNVRFGRFAASWLSRKTLGLPGFGTVDRDTTEMLLGKDSHSVKDAPEGQSVAGKEAKPEEENVLDEKEQIPLPEGGVLASSDHTIELLPKLLRYVKLLFASSQNFFFSYDYDITRHIGAQEPRNGHRPLHTVVDPLYFWNKHLISPFIGIDAHNYVLPLIQGFVGQREFTVAANEPPSPETEDGTERTEGQILGNKEETKELKPDAHKRDFLLTLISRRSIKRPGLRYLRRGVDDDGNTANTVETEQILSVPDWNASRNIYTYLQVRGSIPLYFSQSPYAFKPVPVLHHSTQTNQVAFERHFRDMSRRYGKVQAVSLIDKQAGELKVGEQYEKYAQCLNESGGIDGMPLGLEWFDFHHECRGMKFENVSRLVQRLDTTLDEFNYAVVQDNQIRQGQAGIIRTNCMDCLDRTGVAQSAFGQWALEGQLKKEGIDVDLGGHSASQWFNTLWADNGDAISKQYSSTAALKGDYTRTRKRDYRGALNDLGLTLFRYFNNIVNDYFSQACIDYLLGNVSTQVFPEFAMEMQTADPGISMQKLRQNAIDTSCKIVISEQSEEFLGGWTMLTPRQPNTLRTLPFEESVMLLTDAAVYNCRFDWDTDKVTSFERIGLESISRINYGTYITSVLTDSQADERSNIGLVIVYHEGDDSANIRRVNTRTVQTQVDPSIVEPPPPAAAAIGNDEWDLASWFTGNKQPVTCFLAFKALPLHNSVTESIAARRGSATVSETDWVRCICEEIERATGARKPSGQQQKQKEEGEERQLVEKTDIVSLEEAKKRTGILEHLIYDLKKFVWA, encoded by the exons ATGCCGGGCTTGATCCGGAAACTACTCATTTTCGCGGCTGTAGACGGCCTTATCCTCCAGCCATATGGGAATGGCTCGCGACATAACGGCGGCAATAATGACTCTTCATCGATCCGCATCGAGTACAAGACGAGCAAGATCTCCTCATTTCCAGCATCGGCGTTGTCggatgagattgaggagaAGCAGCAGGATGCTGGGTTGGAGGCCTATGGATTAGTTG GCCTCTTATCCGTCCCACCGTACTCATTCCTCATCCCGATCACTCAACGGCAACAAGTCGCCCAGATACAAGGGAACCCGATCTATGCTGTTACCAATATCGCCCTGATTCCCACGTCATCACGCGCAGATGCCATCCGTGCAATTGCACAAGCCAAGGAACACCTTCTGAAGGATGGAGCCAGTGACCTCGAGaccgacgatgacgacgatggcAGCAGTATAGCAGACACCGACACGGATGCAGGTGAGATGGATATTAGCAGTACGGTGCCGGACTTGGATTCTCATCATATCGCGGGATCTTCATCTCATGCACGAGGTCGGAGTATCACAAGTATCGCGGAAGATGTGCTTGGGAAGAACGTGCGGTTTGGGAGGTTCGCGGCGAGTTGGTTATCTAGGAAGACTTTGGGATTACCCGGGTTTGGAACGGTGGATCGGGATACAACAGAGATGTTACTGGGGAAGGACAGTCATTCTGTCAAGGATGCTCCGGAGGGTCAATCCGTGGCCGGTAAGGAAGCGAAACCCGAGGAAGAAAACGTTTTAGATGAGAAAGAGCAAATACCATTGCCAGAAGGCGGGGTGCTGGCATCGTCTGACCACACAATTGAGTTGCTGCCCAAGTTGCTGCGCTACGTGAAGCTTCTGTTTGCTTCTTCGCAgaacttctttttctcgtaTGATTATGATATTACACGGCATATTGGTGCTCAGGAGCCGCGCAATGGTCATCGTCCGTTGCATACGGTTGTTGACCCACTG TACTTCTGGAACAAGCACCTCATTTCCCCATTTATAGGCATTGATGCCCATAACTATGTCTTGCCGTTGATTCAGGGATTCGTCGGCCAGCGAGAATTCACAGTAGCAGCCAACGAACCCCCATCCCCGGAAACGGAGGACGGGACAGAGCGCACGGAAGGTCAGATCTTGGGTAACAAGGAGGAAACCAAAGAGCTAAAGCCTGACGCCCATAAACGGGACTTCCTTCTTACTCTGATTTCTCGTCGATCAATCAAACGGCCTGGTCTGCGGTATTTACGCCGTGGTGTCGACGACGACGGAAACACTGCCAATACCGTGGAGACAGAGCAAATTCTCTCCGTTCCTGATTGGAATGCTTCCAGGAATATCTATACATATCTTCAAGTGCGCGGGTCTATTCCGCTGTATTTCTCCCAGTCGCCGTATGCGTTCAAGCCGGTGCCGGTCCTTCATCATTCGACACAGACGAATCAAGTCGCTTTCGAAAGACATTTCCGTGATATGAGTAGACGATATGGGAAGGTTCAGGCAGTTTCGCTCATTGATAAACAGGCTGGAGAGTTGAAAGTTGGCGAGCAATATGAAAAATATGCCCAGTGCTTGAATGAGTCCGGGGGGATTGATGGTATGCCCCTTGGCTTGGAGTGGTTTGACTTCCACCATGAATGCCGTGGAATGAAGTTTGAGAATGTGAGTCGTCTTGTACAACGACTGGACACAACTCTGGATGAATTCAACTATGCTGTCGTCCAGGATAACCAGATCCGCCAGGGGCAGGCAGGCATTATCCGGACAAATTGCATGGATTGTCTGGATCGTACAGGTGTTGCGCAATCTGCCTTTGGCCAATGGGCACTAGAGGGTCAATTGAAGAAAGAAGGCATCGACGTGGATCTAGGTGGTCACTCAGCATCGCAATGGTTTAATACACTCTGGGCAGATAACGGAGATGCCATCTCAAAACAATACTCGTCCACCGCAGCCCTGAAGGGTGACTATACACGGACCCGGAAACGGGATTACCGCGGTGCACTAAACGACCTCGGCCTGACGCTATTCCGATACTTCAACAACATCGTCAACGATTACTTCTCGCAGGCCTGCATTGACTACCTCCTAGGCAATGTATCGACCCAGGTCTTCCCCGAATTTGCCATGGAAATGCAAACCGCAGACCCAGGTATCTCAATGCAAAAGCTGCGCCAGAACGCCATCGACACAAGCTGCAAGATCGTCATTAGCGAACAATCCGAGGAGTTCCTCGGTGGGTGGACAATGCTCACGCCCCGACAACCGAATACACTACGAACGCTGCCGTTTGAGGAATCAGTAATGCTTCTCACTGACGCAGCGGTTTATAACTGCCGCTTCGACTGGGACACCGACAAAGTAACTTCATTCGAGCGAATCGGCCTAGAGTCTATATCCCGCATCAACTACGGCACGTATATTACCTCCGTTCTGACAGATAGCCAAGCCGACGAGCGCAGCAATATCGGTCTGGTAATTGTCTATCATGAGGGAGACGATAGTGCGAATATCCGTCGCGTGAATACTAGAACTGTTCAGACTCAGGTTGATCCGAGCATAGTCGAACCACCTCCTCCCGCCGCCGCTGCGATTGGTAATGACGAATGGGACCTAGCGTCCTGGTTTACGGGAAACAAACAACCAGTTACCTGTTTTTTGGCATTCAAGGCCCTCCCGCTCCATAATTCTGTGACGGAGAGTATAGCCGCGAGACGGGGGTCCGCGACTGTTAGCGAAACTGACTGGGTACGGTGTATCTGTGAGGAGATCGAGCGCGCTACAGGAGCTAGGAAACCTAGTGGTCAACAGCAGAAACagaaagaggaaggagaagaaaggcAGCTAGTCGAGAAAACAGATATCGTCTCATTGGAAGAGGCAAAGAAGCGGACTGGAATTCTGGAGCATTTGATTTACGACTTGAAGAAGTTTGTTTGGGCTTAG